Proteins co-encoded in one Gracilimonas sediminicola genomic window:
- a CDS encoding glycosyltransferase encodes MNTSSLKVLIIGKVWPEPASSAAGSRMMELIEVFQSEDWQVTFASAASESQFAVDLKSCGVECASVSINSSSFDHFAGELNPDIVVFDRFMTEEQFGWRVAEQCPGALRILDTEDLHFLREGRYQACKKGKEFETSDLFNDKAKREIASILRCDLSLIISEFETNLLEETFRIDKQLLLYLPFLLEQISENSVNNWKSFDNREDFISIGNFLHEPNWNAVLYLKEEIWPLIRAELPKAELHIYGAYSSQKVQQLHNESEGFLIKGRAESATDVVGASRMLLAPLRFGAGLKGKLVEAMQCGTPSVTTTIGAEGMNGNLPWPGFISDDPREFADRAIQLYKNEELWKNKQEKGLEVIHRRFDKETHSVRLIERIKEVRENLEAHRHHNFMGSMLQHHTLASTKFMGKWIEAKNRITD; translated from the coding sequence ATGAACACCAGCTCTCTCAAGGTATTGATAATTGGTAAAGTATGGCCGGAGCCGGCTTCCTCGGCAGCAGGCTCGCGGATGATGGAACTGATCGAGGTGTTTCAGTCTGAGGATTGGCAAGTGACCTTTGCTTCAGCAGCTTCTGAAAGTCAATTTGCTGTAGATCTGAAATCGTGTGGGGTAGAATGTGCATCTGTAAGCATAAACAGCTCTTCCTTTGATCACTTTGCAGGTGAGTTAAATCCGGATATTGTGGTTTTTGATCGGTTTATGACTGAAGAGCAATTTGGGTGGCGGGTGGCGGAACAATGCCCGGGTGCCCTTCGAATCCTTGATACCGAGGATCTTCATTTTTTACGGGAAGGCAGGTATCAGGCATGTAAGAAGGGTAAAGAGTTTGAGACTTCAGATCTGTTTAATGACAAGGCGAAACGAGAGATCGCCAGTATCCTTCGGTGCGACCTTTCCCTGATCATTTCTGAGTTTGAAACGAATCTGCTTGAGGAAACTTTCCGGATTGATAAACAATTGCTTCTGTATTTACCTTTCCTGCTCGAACAGATTTCTGAGAATAGCGTAAACAATTGGAAGTCATTCGATAACAGGGAAGACTTTATATCTATTGGGAACTTTCTGCATGAGCCGAACTGGAATGCGGTGTTGTATCTTAAAGAAGAAATATGGCCGTTAATCAGGGCTGAATTACCAAAGGCAGAGCTTCATATTTATGGAGCGTATTCTTCTCAAAAAGTGCAGCAGCTTCATAATGAGTCAGAAGGCTTTCTGATTAAAGGAAGGGCAGAAAGTGCAACGGATGTTGTAGGTGCCTCAAGGATGTTGCTGGCGCCGCTACGTTTTGGGGCCGGACTAAAAGGAAAGCTGGTTGAAGCCATGCAATGCGGCACGCCCAGCGTGACCACTACCATTGGCGCTGAAGGAATGAACGGAAATCTGCCGTGGCCGGGATTTATTTCCGATGATCCGCGGGAATTTGCAGACCGTGCTATTCAGCTTTATAAGAACGAGGAGCTTTGGAAGAACAAGCAGGAAAAGGGCCTGGAGGTTATCCATAGGAGATTTGATAAAGAGACTCATTCAGTCCGTTTGATCGAAAGGATAAAAGAAGTTCGAGAAAACCTGGAAGCTCATCGTCACCATAATTTTATGGGATCTATGTTACAGCATCATACGTTAGCCAGCACCAAATTTATGGGTAAGTGGATAGAGGCGAAAAACAGGATCACAGATTGA
- a CDS encoding THUMP domain-containing class I SAM-dependent RNA methyltransferase: MADFSQKSTISITCPKRITPYLKKELEDLGFPIHKVRHAGIETEGSLNDCMMLNLSLRTAHRVHYRLKDCRPQNADQLYRELVKIPWEDYIDKHGYVSVTSFIKNKTVTNTQFANMKVKDAIVDRIREKTGTRPDSGPNLNKSVVFVFWKNDRAQIYLDTSGESVSRRGYRTETSTAPMQETLAASLILASKWKPGNHFINPMCGSGTIAIEAALQALNKAPGLLRPNYGIKHILGFDEDRWNDLRSDLKNKSNKDFEGRIIATDHDVRAVNATRKNARTAGLDHLIEVKKCDFSETEIPGGDPGVIMLNPPYGDRIGNEKELEPVYAGIGDYFKQEATGWWGYVFTGNFDLAKHIGLRTNQRIEFYNSTIDARLLEYELY; the protein is encoded by the coding sequence ATGGCCGATTTTTCCCAAAAAAGCACCATCTCCATCACCTGCCCCAAGCGTATCACCCCTTATCTTAAAAAAGAGCTGGAAGATCTGGGATTCCCCATTCATAAAGTCCGGCATGCAGGCATTGAAACAGAGGGTTCGCTGAACGACTGCATGATGTTGAACCTCTCGCTAAGAACCGCACATCGGGTACACTATCGGCTTAAAGACTGCCGGCCACAGAATGCAGATCAACTATACCGGGAGTTGGTAAAAATTCCCTGGGAAGATTATATCGACAAGCACGGCTATGTGAGTGTTACCTCCTTTATCAAAAACAAGACGGTGACGAACACGCAGTTTGCCAATATGAAGGTGAAGGATGCCATCGTGGATCGCATTCGGGAAAAAACGGGTACCCGACCCGATTCAGGTCCTAACCTGAACAAAAGCGTTGTATTTGTATTCTGGAAAAACGACCGGGCACAGATCTACCTGGATACTTCCGGGGAATCCGTATCACGGCGTGGCTATCGTACCGAAACCAGTACTGCTCCCATGCAGGAAACGCTGGCTGCTTCGCTGATTCTGGCCAGTAAGTGGAAACCCGGTAATCACTTTATCAATCCCATGTGCGGAAGCGGAACCATTGCCATTGAAGCGGCTCTGCAAGCCCTGAATAAAGCTCCGGGTCTGCTCAGGCCCAATTACGGCATCAAACACATTCTCGGCTTTGATGAAGACCGCTGGAATGATTTGCGCTCAGATTTAAAGAATAAGTCGAACAAAGACTTTGAAGGCAGAATTATAGCCACCGATCACGATGTACGAGCGGTGAATGCCACCCGCAAGAATGCTCGCACGGCCGGACTGGATCATTTGATTGAGGTTAAAAAATGTGACTTCAGCGAAACAGAAATTCCGGGGGGCGACCCGGGAGTGATTATGCTAAACCCTCCTTACGGTGATCGCATTGGAAATGAGAAAGAATTAGAGCCGGTTTATGCCGGTATCGGCGATTATTTTAAGCAGGAAGCAACCGGTTGGTGGGGATATGTTTTTACCGGAAACTTTGACCTGGCCAAACACATCGGGCTGAGAACCAACCAGCGTATTGAGTTCTATAACTCTACCATCGATGCCCGGCTGCTGGAATATGAACTTTACTGA
- a CDS encoding FKBP-type peptidyl-prolyl cis-trans isomerase, with the protein MSKVKDGDTVKVHYTGKLEDGSVFDSSVSRDPLEVTLGEGKLIPGFEKAVVGLEVGDKTTANIESADAYGERREDLEVTIEREQLPEDIEPEVGMQLQLNQPNGQPVPVQITKVEEENIIIDANHPLAGKDLTFDIELVEIIN; encoded by the coding sequence TTGTCTAAAGTAAAAGACGGTGACACCGTAAAAGTCCACTACACTGGAAAATTAGAAGACGGATCTGTTTTTGATTCTTCTGTATCAAGAGACCCATTAGAAGTAACATTGGGTGAAGGAAAATTGATTCCAGGTTTTGAGAAAGCTGTTGTTGGTTTAGAAGTTGGAGATAAGACCACAGCTAATATTGAATCTGCCGATGCATATGGAGAGCGCAGAGAAGACCTGGAAGTAACTATTGAGCGTGAACAACTTCCTGAAGATATTGAGCCTGAAGTTGGAATGCAGCTTCAACTGAACCAACCAAACGGACAGCCTGTACCTGTACAGATTACTAAAGTAGAAGAGGAAAACATCATTATTGATGCAAACCACCCTCTTGCAGGTAAAGACCTGACTTTTGATATCGAATTGGTTGAAATCATAAACTGA
- a CDS encoding CoA-binding protein — MIETISNINEVLSEAETIAIIGCSENVYRTSNYAARFLQERGYRVIPVNPGPEEIYGEKCYDSLTDIPKDIQIDIVNVFRNSEYAADAARDVAEWKKQTGQNPVVWTQLDVSSPEAKKVAEEQELPYIRNKCIMVEWDRYF; from the coding sequence ATGATTGAAACAATTAGTAATATCAATGAGGTGCTTTCAGAGGCTGAAACTATTGCCATTATTGGCTGCTCTGAGAACGTGTATCGCACCAGCAACTACGCAGCTCGGTTTCTGCAGGAGAGAGGATATCGGGTGATACCGGTTAATCCGGGACCGGAAGAAATCTACGGAGAAAAATGCTACGATTCCCTCACCGATATCCCCAAAGACATCCAAATTGACATCGTGAATGTATTCCGCAATTCAGAATATGCTGCTGATGCAGCCCGTGATGTCGCCGAATGGAAAAAGCAAACCGGACAAAATCCTGTTGTATGGACGCAGCTTGATGTCTCATCCCCGGAAGCCAAGAAAGTTGCTGAAGAACAAGAGCTCCCTTACATACGCAACAAATGCATTATGGTAGAGTGGGATCGGTATTTTTAA
- a CDS encoding YajQ family cyclic di-GMP-binding protein has product MASFDIVNKVNTQEVDNAINNTLKEINSRYDFRGLHTEVEFHKKENRIHLVAAENMKLEAVKDMLAKNFIKRGISSKVLEYGEPEGTSQGHLKMDVILKEGIDRETAKKITKGIKGMGIKVQPQIQEDQVRVVGKKIDDLQAVIKNLKAKDFGVPLQFVNMK; this is encoded by the coding sequence ATGGCCTCTTTTGATATTGTTAATAAAGTAAATACACAGGAAGTTGATAATGCCATCAATAATACCCTGAAAGAGATTAACAGCCGTTATGATTTCCGTGGCCTCCACACCGAAGTGGAATTTCATAAAAAGGAAAACCGGATTCACCTGGTAGCAGCTGAAAACATGAAGCTTGAAGCCGTTAAAGATATGCTGGCCAAAAACTTCATTAAGCGGGGAATCAGTTCTAAAGTGTTGGAATACGGAGAGCCGGAAGGAACTTCACAAGGACATCTGAAAATGGATGTGATACTGAAAGAGGGAATTGACCGTGAAACGGCGAAGAAAATCACCAAAGGGATTAAAGGAATGGGAATTAAAGTCCAGCCTCAGATTCAGGAAGACCAGGTTCGTGTGGTTGGCAAGAAAATTGACGACTTACAGGCCGTTATCAAAAACCTGAAAGCCAAAGACTTCGGCGTCCCCCTCCAGTTTGTGAATATGAAGTGA
- a CDS encoding gamma-butyrobetaine hydroxylase-like domain-containing protein — protein sequence MDASTTPTGIEVSNKDQVLEISWEDGHTTVFPLYGLRKNCPCVMCRGGHGSMGDFEPEAFFEENPSRIEIRNLEQVGNHAIQITWGDGHNSGMYQWKTLRWLDPENHRPGDNEE from the coding sequence ATGGACGCATCCACAACGCCAACGGGCATTGAAGTTAGTAATAAAGATCAGGTTCTGGAAATTTCCTGGGAAGATGGACATACCACTGTTTTTCCACTATATGGACTCCGAAAAAACTGCCCCTGCGTGATGTGCCGGGGTGGACATGGAAGCATGGGAGACTTTGAGCCGGAAGCTTTTTTTGAAGAAAACCCTTCCCGCATCGAAATCCGGAACTTAGAACAGGTTGGGAATCATGCCATACAGATTACCTGGGGAGACGGTCATAATTCCGGGATGTATCAATGGAAAACATTAAGATGGCTGGATCCCGAAAATCACCGGCCGGGTGACAACGAAGAGTAG
- a CDS encoding aromatic ring-hydroxylating oxygenase subunit alpha, with protein MAKNSKNLFGEENLDIESIERAKTIPSRWYYEPEFFNFEQDHLFTNHWQFICHEARIQEPGDSYTTDIAQNPVIVLRTADHEVKAFFNVCKHRGGPLAVKKGTKTVLQCQYHGWTYLDDGSLRGIPDWNLVELFDKKDFGLEAVEIKIWQGLIFARINPQTPKLSSLLSGIEERIAPINLGALQFHSEHIYDVECNWKVYVDNYLEGYHIPIVHPELANLLDYRAYVTETETWHSLQHSPFKAKESVYSQDGGEAFYYFIFPNMMLNILPGRLQINKVVPVSPKKCKVIFSYFYDNVQAKQESGLIDEDIAYSHDIQLEDVEICEAVQRGL; from the coding sequence ATGGCAAAAAACAGTAAAAATCTATTTGGTGAAGAAAACCTGGACATTGAATCCATTGAGAGAGCCAAGACTATTCCCTCACGATGGTACTATGAACCAGAGTTCTTCAACTTTGAACAGGATCATCTCTTTACTAATCACTGGCAATTTATTTGCCACGAGGCCCGGATTCAGGAACCCGGAGATTCCTATACCACCGACATTGCCCAAAACCCTGTTATTGTTTTGCGAACCGCTGATCATGAGGTCAAGGCTTTCTTCAATGTGTGCAAGCATCGTGGCGGACCGCTTGCCGTAAAGAAAGGGACCAAAACCGTACTGCAGTGTCAATATCATGGCTGGACCTACCTGGATGACGGTTCACTCCGTGGAATTCCTGACTGGAACCTGGTTGAACTGTTCGATAAAAAGGATTTCGGGCTTGAAGCTGTAGAAATCAAAATCTGGCAGGGACTTATATTTGCAAGAATAAACCCCCAAACACCGAAGCTTTCTTCTCTTTTATCAGGGATTGAAGAACGAATTGCCCCTATTAACCTGGGAGCATTGCAATTTCATTCGGAGCACATTTATGATGTAGAATGCAACTGGAAAGTGTATGTAGATAATTACCTGGAAGGTTATCACATCCCGATTGTGCACCCTGAACTCGCCAATCTGCTCGACTACCGAGCGTACGTCACGGAAACGGAAACGTGGCATTCTCTGCAACACAGTCCCTTTAAAGCCAAAGAAAGTGTGTATTCTCAGGATGGCGGTGAAGCTTTTTACTACTTCATCTTCCCCAATATGATGCTGAACATTTTACCCGGCCGGTTACAAATAAACAAGGTGGTGCCGGTATCACCGAAAAAATGCAAAGTCATCTTCAGCTATTTTTATGATAATGTACAGGCAAAGCAAGAATCGGGACTTATCGATGAAGACATTGCATACAGCCACGATATTCAGCTTGAGGATGTTGAGATTTGCGAAGCCGTGCAGCGCGGACTTTAA
- a CDS encoding Fe(3+) ABC transporter substrate-binding protein — translation MKSTIFSLVALAMIFASCTGQEEVNVYSARHYDTDQALYEEFTEQTGIEVNLIEGGSDELIERVKSEGINSPADILITVDAGRLWRAEEADILQPFESETLEERIPSSFRHPDGLWVGLSKRVRGLVVNPDAVENHEELTYEDLADPRFEGRVCIRSSNNIYNQSLVASMIETMGAEATEEWAEGLVSNFARDPQGGDRDQIRGVAAGVCDVAVANHYYLAVMITGDDEADLEAASKVEFVFPNQGEDGRGAHVNISGAGILKNAPNKDNAIKFLEYLTTTEAQKYYIGGNNEYPINENAEIADVLKEFGEFKSDAVNVSALGRNNPEAIQIMDRAGWK, via the coding sequence ATGAAATCCACCATTTTTTCTCTCGTTGCACTGGCAATGATTTTTGCTTCCTGTACGGGACAGGAAGAAGTAAATGTGTATTCAGCACGTCACTATGATACAGATCAGGCGTTGTATGAAGAATTTACAGAGCAAACCGGAATTGAAGTTAACCTGATTGAAGGTGGCTCAGACGAGCTTATTGAACGTGTGAAAAGTGAAGGAATTAACTCCCCTGCAGATATTCTCATCACCGTTGATGCCGGCCGACTTTGGAGAGCTGAAGAAGCAGATATTCTTCAACCGTTTGAATCTGAAACTCTGGAAGAGCGCATTCCATCTTCTTTCCGTCATCCTGATGGACTTTGGGTAGGTCTTTCCAAGCGCGTGCGTGGACTCGTGGTTAATCCCGATGCCGTGGAAAACCATGAAGAACTGACCTACGAAGATTTAGCCGATCCAAGATTTGAAGGCCGTGTATGTATTCGATCTTCCAATAACATCTACAATCAGTCGCTGGTTGCTTCTATGATCGAAACCATGGGTGCAGAAGCTACTGAAGAATGGGCCGAAGGACTGGTATCTAATTTTGCGCGGGATCCCCAGGGTGGAGACAGAGATCAAATCAGAGGAGTTGCTGCCGGTGTATGTGATGTAGCGGTTGCTAATCACTATTACCTTGCCGTAATGATTACCGGCGATGACGAAGCAGACCTCGAAGCGGCTTCCAAGGTTGAATTTGTATTTCCTAACCAAGGAGAAGATGGGCGTGGAGCTCACGTGAATATCAGCGGTGCCGGTATCCTGAAAAATGCACCAAACAAAGATAATGCGATTAAATTTCTGGAATACCTGACCACAACGGAAGCTCAGAAATATTATATCGGCGGAAACAACGAATATCCCATCAACGAGAATGCAGAGATTGCTGACGTTCTTAAGGAATTCGGGGAATTTAAAAGCGATGCGGTAAATGTATCCGCTTTAGGAAGAAACAACCCGGAAGCCATCCAAATTATGGACCGGGCCGGCTGGAAATAG
- a CDS encoding ABC transporter permease: protein MLKALHTTIQNLRPDSSKIRQKSPKWTIFSMVIALLISVPILTVVFSIFTPSGEIWSHLAETVLGDYIQNSLLLIFGVSFGVIVIGVSSAWLITMCEFPGRKIFEWASILPFAIPAYLMAYIYTDFLDIAGPLQTTIRNLFGLGIDAYWFPNIRSIEGAVLIMSLAFYPYVYMLARSSFLEQSTSLLEASRIMGYSTWQSFFKVALPVARPGIAAGLALALMETLNDFGTVQYFGVQTFTTGIYRTWFGLGERPAAAQLAAFLMGFIVVLLILERWSRNKISNEKANSSRFKRLNRFKLKGFKSWAAFTVCFLPVLAGFILPVILLLDMFFSNLNHLDFEFIELAFNSFTVSAITGFLAVGIALIMAYSARLNPTKPVKLFNRISSLGYAIPGSVIAVGVLIPFGLFDNSVDAFFRENLGFSTGLLLSGTIFAMVFAYLVRFLSVSFGGVEASMEKITPNMDEAARGMGYTFTKVLRKIHIPMMSGGLLTAGLLVFVDVMKELPATLIVRPFNFDTLAVQVYRYASDERLAESAGAALMIVLVGIIPVIIISRTIAKSRKSETQ from the coding sequence ATGCTTAAAGCGCTACATACGACTATTCAAAATTTGCGGCCTGATTCCTCCAAAATCAGGCAGAAATCCCCAAAGTGGACCATCTTCAGCATGGTCATTGCTTTGTTGATTTCCGTACCTATACTCACGGTGGTATTCTCCATTTTTACTCCTTCAGGAGAGATCTGGAGTCACCTGGCAGAAACCGTTTTGGGCGACTACATCCAAAACTCCCTCTTACTTATTTTCGGCGTTTCGTTTGGGGTGATTGTGATTGGGGTATCATCAGCCTGGCTGATTACCATGTGTGAGTTTCCGGGACGTAAAATCTTCGAGTGGGCTTCCATCCTTCCTTTTGCTATTCCCGCCTACCTGATGGCCTATATCTATACCGACTTTCTGGATATTGCCGGTCCGTTGCAAACCACCATTCGTAACCTCTTTGGTTTGGGGATTGATGCCTACTGGTTTCCAAACATCCGCTCTATTGAAGGAGCTGTTTTGATTATGTCGCTGGCCTTCTATCCCTATGTTTACATGCTGGCGCGTTCATCCTTTTTAGAACAATCGACCTCTCTGCTGGAAGCGAGCAGGATTATGGGGTATTCTACCTGGCAAAGCTTTTTTAAGGTAGCTCTGCCTGTCGCGCGACCCGGTATTGCGGCAGGACTCGCCCTTGCCCTGATGGAAACCCTGAATGACTTTGGAACCGTACAGTATTTTGGTGTTCAAACCTTTACTACCGGCATCTATCGAACCTGGTTTGGGCTGGGTGAACGGCCGGCTGCAGCACAGCTCGCAGCATTCTTGATGGGCTTTATTGTCGTTCTGCTCATTCTGGAGCGATGGTCACGAAATAAGATCAGTAATGAAAAAGCCAATTCCAGTCGTTTTAAAAGACTAAACCGATTTAAACTGAAAGGTTTCAAATCCTGGGCTGCATTCACGGTTTGTTTTCTGCCGGTTTTAGCGGGATTCATACTTCCGGTAATTCTGCTGCTGGATATGTTCTTTTCAAACCTGAATCATCTTGATTTTGAATTTATCGAGCTGGCTTTTAACTCCTTTACCGTTTCAGCGATAACCGGGTTTCTTGCCGTAGGCATTGCCCTTATCATGGCTTATTCGGCACGACTTAACCCTACAAAACCTGTCAAACTGTTTAACCGGATCAGTTCGCTGGGCTATGCCATCCCCGGGTCTGTGATTGCAGTTGGGGTCCTTATCCCCTTCGGGCTATTTGATAATTCGGTTGATGCTTTCTTCAGGGAAAACCTCGGCTTTTCAACCGGACTGTTACTCAGTGGGACAATCTTTGCGATGGTGTTTGCCTATCTCGTTCGGTTTCTATCTGTTTCGTTTGGAGGGGTTGAAGCGAGCATGGAAAAAATCACCCCAAACATGGATGAAGCCGCCCGTGGAATGGGTTATACGTTCACTAAAGTTCTGCGGAAGATTCACATCCCCATGATGTCGGGAGGACTGCTTACAGCCGGGTTACTGGTTTTTGTAGATGTGATGAAAGAACTGCCGGCTACCCTGATCGTCCGCCCTTTCAATTTTGACACCCTGGCTGTACAGGTGTACCGCTATGCCTCCGATGAGCGATTGGCAGAATCAGCCGGAGCCGCTTTGATGATTGTGTTGGTAGGGATTATTCCGGTGATTATCATAAGCCGTACCATTGCTAAATCCCGGAAGTCTGAAACGCAATAG
- a CDS encoding phytoene desaturase family protein yields the protein MNTPNPEYDAVIVGSGPNGLSAAVRLSQEGLKVLVLEAKPTIGGGTRTQEITEPGFLHDICAAVLPTTAGSPCLNTLNLKEYGLEFIHPEIPYAHPLAKGDAAVCYRSLEKTAESLGADQKNYSRLFSEFADHWDYLSEDIFGTLRIPKHPLLMARFGWYGQFSARHLSNSLFKTRKAKALFAGCAAHSIIPLEKAFSASFGLVLGSSAHSVGWPVAKGGSASVTTALANLFKKQGGEIQTDTEVKSLSDIPSSKTIVFDLTPHQIVDIAGDHLPKTYRNKLRRYQYGPGAFKMDWALSEPVPWLNEECRKAGTLHLGGTFDEIAEGEKAVWEGKHHDKPYVLLSQPSLFDGTRTPEGKHTLWAYCHVPNGSTKDMTQEIESQIERFAPGFKDTIISKHTMTAQGFEQYNPNYVGGDINGGAQFFKQLFGRPVLKWNPYKIPADGMYICSSSTPPGGGVHGMCGYNAAQSVLKNEFGISSDKS from the coding sequence TTGAATACGCCCAATCCAGAATACGATGCCGTCATTGTCGGTTCAGGTCCAAACGGACTGAGCGCCGCCGTTCGGCTTTCGCAGGAAGGATTGAAGGTGTTGGTTTTAGAAGCCAAACCGACCATTGGTGGCGGAACCCGAACACAGGAAATCACCGAGCCGGGCTTTTTGCATGATATTTGTGCGGCCGTTTTACCAACAACGGCCGGCTCCCCTTGCCTGAACACGTTGAACCTGAAGGAATACGGGCTCGAATTCATTCATCCCGAAATTCCCTACGCACATCCTTTGGCTAAAGGAGATGCGGCCGTTTGTTATCGGTCGTTAGAAAAAACAGCAGAGTCTTTGGGAGCTGATCAGAAAAACTACTCCCGTCTTTTCAGCGAGTTTGCCGATCACTGGGATTACCTTTCTGAGGATATTTTTGGAACGCTCAGAATCCCCAAACATCCGCTGTTAATGGCTCGGTTCGGTTGGTACGGGCAGTTCTCGGCCAGGCATTTGAGCAACTCCCTTTTCAAAACACGGAAAGCCAAAGCCCTGTTTGCAGGTTGTGCGGCCCACAGCATCATTCCTCTTGAAAAAGCATTCAGTGCTTCTTTCGGATTGGTTCTTGGGAGTTCGGCTCACTCGGTCGGCTGGCCTGTCGCCAAAGGCGGATCGGCTTCTGTGACAACCGCTCTTGCTAACCTTTTCAAAAAACAAGGAGGAGAAATTCAGACCGATACGGAAGTGAAATCACTTTCTGATATCCCTTCTTCTAAAACCATTGTCTTTGATTTAACTCCGCATCAAATTGTTGACATTGCTGGCGATCATCTCCCAAAAACCTACCGCAATAAACTGCGGCGATACCAATACGGGCCGGGTGCTTTCAAAATGGATTGGGCATTGTCAGAACCGGTTCCCTGGCTTAATGAGGAATGCAGGAAAGCCGGAACACTTCACCTTGGCGGGACCTTTGATGAAATAGCTGAAGGAGAAAAGGCTGTTTGGGAAGGAAAACACCATGATAAACCGTATGTGCTGTTATCGCAACCCAGTCTATTTGATGGTACAAGAACACCTGAGGGCAAACACACGCTCTGGGCTTATTGCCATGTACCGAATGGTTCCACCAAAGATATGACACAAGAAATTGAAAGCCAGATTGAGCGGTTTGCACCGGGCTTTAAAGATACGATCATTAGTAAACACACCATGACGGCTCAGGGATTTGAACAGTACAATCCCAATTATGTGGGTGGAGATATTAATGGAGGAGCACAGTTTTTCAAACAACTTTTTGGCCGCCCGGTTTTGAAGTGGAACCCCTATAAAATTCCTGCCGATGGCATGTATATTTGCTCCTCTTCTACTCCTCCTGGTGGTGGTGTTCACGGGATGTGTGGTTATAATGCAGCTCAGTCTGTTCTCAAAAATGAATTCGGAATCTCATCTGATAAAAGCTAA